TCGAGATGATGCCGGGGCTGATCGAGTTGACCCGGGCTCCGCGCTCGCCCCAGGCGCGCGCCGCCGCCTGTACCCGCAGGATGTTGGCCCGCTTCGCCACCGCGTAGGCCAACCCCGGGACGCCCACCACGTCGGGCGCCAGAAAGGGCAGGACCAGCAGTTCGTCGGTGGGTGTCTCGGCCAGCGCCTTCTCCTGGTCGGCCGGGATCCGGACCGACAGGTGACCGGCCATGCTCGCGATGACCACACCGGCCCCGCCGGGAGCGACGACTCCGAGGAACTCGTCGAGAACGAGCGCCACGCCGAGCAGGTCGACGCGCAGGATCGCCTCCGTCGAGGCCTGCGTCGGCGACAGGCCGGCCGTGTGGGCCACGTGGGTGACCCGGCCGAGCCCGGCAGCCGTGCCGGCGAGCGCGGCCACCGAGGCGCGGTCGGTGACGTCGACCCGCGCCGTGGTGACATCGTGGCCTTCGGCCCGCAACGCGTCGGCGATCCCGAGGGCGGCGTCACTGACGTCGGCCAGCAACAGCGCCCGCCCGCTGCCGAGCCGCCGGGCGATGGCCCGGCCCATGCCGCCCACCCCGATGACGACCACCACGTCCTTGCTCATCCGCGCACTCCGCTCATCCGTGTGCTCCCCTTCGTTCGCGCGCCGCGGTGACCGCGGCGCGCAGCTCGTTCTTGAGGATCTTGCCCATCGCGTTGCGGGGCAGCGTGTCCATGAGATGGATCTGCTCGGGGCACTTGTAGCGAGCGAGCCCCGCGGCGAGGCAGTGCTCGGCGAGCGCGGCGACGGTGACGGTGACGGCGGCCTCACCGCCCGGAGCCGGCACGACGACGGCGCAGACACGCTCACCGGTGCGCTCGTCGGGAACGCCGACCACCGCGACGTCCGCAACGGCCGGGTGACGGATCAGCGCTTCCTCGACATCGAGCGCCGAGATGTTCTCCGCGTTGCGGATGATGACGTCCTTGATGCGGCCGAGAACGCGCACGCGGCCGTGCTCGTCGACCGACCCGAGGTCGCCGGTGCGGAACCAGCCGTCCTCGTCGAAGGCACCCTCGTCGAGCGAGGCGTCCACATATCCCTGGAAGCACTGCGGGCCCTTGAGG
The Parafrankia irregularis genome window above contains:
- a CDS encoding SDR family oxidoreductase, producing the protein MSKDVVVVIGVGGMGRAIARRLGSGRALLLADVSDAALGIADALRAEGHDVTTARVDVTDRASVAALAGTAAGLGRVTHVAHTAGLSPTQASTEAILRVDLLGVALVLDEFLGVVAPGGAGVVIASMAGHLSVRIPADQEKALAETPTDELLVLPFLAPDVVGVPGLAYAVAKRANILRVQAAARAWGERGARVNSISPGIISTPMSQQELASESGDQMRMLIDLAPIRRLGTPDDIAAAAEYLLDPRAAFVTGTDLLVDGGAIAGVRALLPAG